In Mucilaginibacter celer, one DNA window encodes the following:
- a CDS encoding papain-like cysteine protease family protein, whose product MRSSLGNAKKLSPSAGEYILPNSTLANQQLERWCWAAIAQGLTAYYHQNTIQQYEIASQVLGFDCSAYTDSTDVSERCNINYNLDKALEAVNCYSHWSPGKPFFERVQFEISMGRPVCLRINWFKGDAHYVMINGFNAANATLHIQDSLHGPSQIVYKHFPSKYRAGGVWAETYWTINKLSTQKTKNQ is encoded by the coding sequence ATGAGATCCAGCCTGGGCAATGCAAAAAAACTGAGTCCATCGGCCGGGGAATATATACTGCCTAACTCAACGCTGGCAAACCAACAATTGGAGCGCTGGTGCTGGGCCGCCATAGCCCAGGGATTAACGGCTTACTATCATCAAAACACTATCCAACAATATGAAATAGCCTCGCAGGTGTTAGGTTTTGATTGCTCGGCTTATACCGATAGCACTGATGTTAGCGAGCGATGCAATATCAATTATAACCTTGATAAGGCGCTGGAAGCTGTTAACTGCTACAGCCACTGGAGCCCCGGCAAGCCTTTTTTTGAGCGGGTACAGTTTGAGATAAGTATGGGCAGGCCGGTTTGCCTCCGGATAAACTGGTTTAAAGGCGATGCACACTATGTGATGATTAACGGCTTTAATGCCGCTAACGCAACGCTGCATATCCAGGATTCGTTGCATGGCCCCAGCCAGATAGTCTACAAACATTTCCCATCAAAATACCGCGCGGGCGGGGTATGGGCAGAAACCTATTGGACTATAAACAAATTATCAACCCAAAAAACTAAAAACCAATGA